One genomic window of Vicugna pacos chromosome 18, VicPac4, whole genome shotgun sequence includes the following:
- the TRIM50 gene encoding E3 ubiquitin-protein ligase TRIM50, whose product MAWQVSVLELEDRLQCPICLEVFKEPLMLQCGHSYCKRCLLSLSRHLDSELRCPVCRQEVDSSSSPPNVSLARVIEALQLPGDPEPQVCAHHRNPLSLFCEKDQELICGLCGLLGSHQHHRVTPVSTVYSRMKEELAALISDLKQEQKKVDEQIAKLVNNRTRIVNESDVFSWVIRREFQELHHLVDEEKARCLEGVEGHTRGLVASLDMQLEQARGARERLVQAEGVLEQLGNESHHEFIRKYHSMASRAELQQARPLEGAFSPISFKPGLHQADIKLTVWKRLFRKVLPAPESLKLDPATAHPLLELSKGNTVVQCGLLAQRRASQPERFDYSTCVLASRGFSCGRHYWEVVVGSKSDWRLGVIKGTASRKGKVNKSPEHGVWLIGLKEGRGYEAFGCPRVPLPVAGHPHRIGVYLHYEQGELTFFDADRPDDLRPLYTFQADFQGKLYPILDTCWHERGSNSLPMVLPPPSGPGHLSPPQPTKL is encoded by the exons ATGGCGTGGCAGGTGAGCGTGCTGGAGCTGGAAGACCGCCTGCAGTGCCCCATCTGCCTGGAGGTCTTCAAGGAGCCCCTGATGCTGCAGTGCGGCCACTCCTACTGCAAGCGCTGCCTGCTGTCCCTGTCCCGCCACCTGGACTCAGAGCTGCGCTGCCCTGTGTGCCGGCAGGAAGTGGACAGCAGCAGCTCCCCACCCAACGTCTCCCTGGCGCGGGTGATCGAAGCCCTGCAGCTGCCTGGAGACCCGGAGCCCCAGGTCTGCGCACACCACCGGAACCCGCTCAGCCTCTTCTGTGAGAAGGACCAGGAGCTCATCTGCGGCCTGTGTGGCCTGCTGGGCTCCCACCAGCATCATCGGGTCACACCTGTGTCCACTGTTTATAGCCGCATGAAG GAGGAGCTGGCAGCCCTCATCTCCGACCTGAAGCAGGAGCAGAAGAAGGTGGATGAGCAGATTGCCAAACTGGTGAACAACAGGACCCGGATTGTT AATGAGTCTGACGTCTTCAGCTGGGTGATCCGCCGTGAGTTCCAGGAGCTGCACCACCTGGTGGATGAGGAGAAGGCCCGCTGCCTGGAGGGGGTGGAGGGCCACACACGCGGCCTCGTGGCCTCCCTGGACATGCAGCTGGAGCAGGCCCGGGGCGCTCGGGAGCGGCTGGTCCAGGCTGAGGGTGTGCTGGAGCAGCTCGGTAACGAGAGTCACCATGAGTTCATCCGG AAGTACCACTCCATGGCCTCCAG AGCAGAGCTCCAGCAGGCCCGGCCCTTGGAAGGTGCATTCAGCCCCATCTCCTTCAAACCAGGCCTGCACCAGGCTGACATCAAGCTGACCGTGTGGAAAAGGCTCTTCCGAAAGGTTCTGCCAG CCCCGGAGTCCCTCAAGCTGGACCCTGCCACGGCCCACCCGCTCCTGGAGCTCTCCAAGGGCAACACAGTGGTGCAGTGCGGGCTCCTGGCCCAGCGGCGCGCCAGCCAGCCTGAGCGCTTCGACTATAGTACGTGCGTCTTGGCCAGCAGGGGCTTCTCCTGCGGCCGCCACTactgggaggtggtggtgggcagCAAGAGCGACTGGCGCCTGGGGGTCATCAAGGGCACGGCCAGTCGCAAGGGCAAGGTGAACAAGTCCCCGGAGCATGGCGTGTGGCTCATCGGCTTGAAGGAGGGCCGGGGGTATGAAGCCTTTGGCTGTCCACGGGTGCCCCTGCCCGTGGCCGGCCACCCCCATCGCATCGGCGTCTACTTGCACTATGAGCAGGGGGAGCTCACCTTCTTTGATGCCGACCGCCCTGATGACCTGCGGCCTCTCTACACATTCCAGGCCGACTTCCAGGGCAAGCTCTACCCCATCCTGGACACGTGTTGGCACGAAAGGGGCAGCAACTCCCTGCCCATGGTGCTGCCCCCGCCTAGCGGGCCTGGTCACCTCAGCCCCCCGCAGCCCACCAAGCTGTAG
- the FKBP6 gene encoding inactive peptidyl-prolyl cis-trans isomerase FKBP6, which yields MSTFSRPLNGMPPSGTDSQSPYQRLSQRMLDISGDRGVLKDVIREGAGELVTPDASVLVKYSGYLEHMDKPFDSNCFRKTLRLMKLGEDITLWGMELGLLSMRKGELARFLFTPTYAYGTLGCPPLIPPNTTVLFEIELLDFLDSAESDKFCALSAEQQDEFPLQKVLKVAATEREFGNYLFRQNRFYDARVRYKRALVLLRRRSASSEEQHLVETATLLVLLNLSFTYLKLERPTTALRYGEQALVIDQKNAKALFRCGQACLLMTEYQKARDFLVRAQKEQPFNHDINNELKKLASYYRDYTDKEKEMCHRMFAPCANGSAVGEN from the exons ATGAGCACCTTCTCGCGGCCCCTGAACGGAATGCCACCTTCGGGCACGGACAGCCAG TCTCCGTACCAGCGGTTAAGTCAGAGGATGCTGGACATTTCCGGGGACCGGGGCGTGCTGAAGGACGTCATCCGAGAGGGCGCTGGAGAGCTGGTGACACCCGACGCTTCGGTGCTCG TGAAATATTCTGGATATCTGGAGCACATGGACAAGCCTTTTGATTCTAATTGCTTTAGGAAAACTCTTCGGCTCATGAAACTTGGAGAGG ATATCACACTTTGGGGCATGGAACTGGGCCTTCTGAGCATGCGGAAAGGAGAGCTGGCCAGGTTTCTGTTCACACCGACCTATGCCTATGGGACGCTGGGCTGTCCTCCCCTCATCCCCCCAAACACCACCGTCTTGTTTGAGATCGAGCTCCTTGACTTCCTGGACTCTGCTGAGTCAGACAAGTTTTGTGCCCTTTCAGCC GAGCAACAAGATGAGTTTCCACTTCAGAAGGTCCTAAAAGTGGCAGCTACTGAACGGGAGTTCGGCAACTACCTTTTCCGCCAAAATCGTTTCTATGATGCCAGAGTGAGATACAAACGG GCCTTGGTGCTTCTCCGCCGGCGGTCAGCCTCCTCTGAGGAGCAGCACCTGGTGGAGACCGCCACGCTCCTTGTTCTCCTTAACCTGTCCTTTACATACCTGAAGCTGGAGCGACCCACCACGGCCCTGCGCTATGGAGAGCAAGCTCTGGTCATTGACCAGAAGAATGCCAAGGCCCTCTTCCGGTGTGGACAG GCCTGTCTCCTCATGACTGAGTATCAGAAGGCCCGGGATTTTCTAGTCCGAGCCCAGAAGGAACAGCCCTTCAATCATGACATCAACAACGAGCTGAAGAAACTGGCCAG CTACTACAGGGACTACacagacaaagagaaagaaatgtgtcACCGAATGTTTGCTCCTTGTGCTaatggctctgcagtaggagaaAATTAA